The Mytilus trossulus isolate FHL-02 chromosome 3, PNRI_Mtr1.1.1.hap1, whole genome shotgun sequence genome contains a region encoding:
- the LOC134709247 gene encoding uncharacterized protein LOC134709247 produces the protein MEFTEIETNSRKRSFIEQRHDPSSTKYRRTYDSLCLSIQSSCIFLDFNQAYDNVCFQCTETTDQYRPGMPYKLLHYPMRSNVEIIFSIIDLDFLQEIHLGLNGCTGQHYHGLIDILVNNIPVLIDFAGLSNDMAFREQSFSIPKHICAHGENKVIVQLSNNSPGIFWLSDARITGIYHVH, from the exons AT gGAATTCACAGAAATTGAAACTAACTCACGTAAGAGGAGTTTTATCGAACAGAGACATGATCCGTCTTCAACTAAATATCGCCGAACGTACGACTCACTGTGCCTTA GTATACAAAGTTCCTGTATATTTCTAGACTTTAACCAAGCATACGACAATGTGTGTTTCCAATGTACAGAGACTACAGACCAGTACAGACCTGGAATGCCATACAAACTCCTACATTATCCAATGAGAAGTAACGTGGAAATTATATTTAGCATCATAGATTTGGACTTTTTACAAGAAATACATTTAGGACTCAACGGTTGCACAGGACAACATTATCATGGTCTTATTGATATACTTGTAAACAATATTCCTGTATTAATAGACTTTGCAGGATTAAGCAATGATATGGCATTTAGAGAACAATCCTTTTCTATTCCTAAACATATATGTGCTCATGGAGAAAACAAGGTGATAGTTCAACTTAGTAACAATAGTCCTGGTATATTCTGGTTGTCAGATGCTCGAATTACCGGTATTTATCATGTACACTAA
- the LOC134709248 gene encoding post-GPI attachment to proteins factor 4-like, whose protein sequence is MAALSKLLPHLILFLLSLSIILPVVVFYSRNKPFSMVFTLFHGEDSIKTWANSLNNQRLAKAKQYLATINETSLPEYNGGPELAVVIVTVNRTNQEYDKSGYILQTVAATHKMFVQDKIFPNKVMMICNVDVFPENYTEVVKLKSSIPVIQRYGLSSLPITYNFERRFLYGTKIYLNNYYKETVDYMFCLEAAHSLRPKYVLMIEDDSMPRSNALEIIHHKLQYLKRKSMTSLQEEFAYIKLFYPPKWQGYGFELTRLSEILCIGCIGGSTLVAINFMTCKSRSNFIRDAYFLYGVWLFVLVVLTIGRQNVMEFFSSSKHFYTLRPSPGCCTPAMLFSSQFIPEVINFLESNYKDLHTDLALHTFIKQTGIPAYQIEPNLFHHIGMYTSLSSNTHKSAEEFIFDDS, encoded by the coding sequence ATGGCTGCTTTATCAAAACTTCTACCACACCTGATATTGTTTCTGCTAAGCCTTTCAATCATTCTACCTGTTGTGGTATTCTATAGCCGAAATAAACCATTTTCAATGGTATTTACTTTATTCCATGGAGAAGATTCAATAAAAACATGGGCTAATTCACTGAACAATCAACGTCTGGCAAAGGCAAAGCAATATTTGGCAACAATCAATGAAACTTCATTGCCTGAATATAATGGAGGACCTGAACTAGCTGTTGTCATAGTGACCGTCAACAGAACAAATCAAGAGTACGATAAATCTGGATACATCTTGCAGACCGTAGCGGCTACTCATAAAATGTTTGTTCAGGATAAAATCTTTCCAAATAAAGTAATGATGATATGTAACGTAGATGTGTTTCCTGAGAATTACACCGAAGTTGTCAAATTAAAATCCAGCATTCCAGTAATTCAAAGATATGGGTTGTCTTCTTTGCCAATTACATATAATTTTGAGCGAAGGTTTTTATACGGTACTAAAATTTATCTGAACAATTACTACAAAGAAACAGTTGATTATATGTTCTGTTTAGAAGCCGCACATTCTCTGCGCCCAAAATATGTGCTGATGATTGAAGACGATTCAATGCCAAGGTCAAATGCTTTAGAAATTATTCAtcataaattacaatatttgaaaaggAAATCTATGACTTCTCTGCAAGAAGAATTTGCTTACATAAAACTGTTTTACCCTCCAAAATGGCAAGGGTATGGTTTTGAATTGACAAGATTATCAGAAATATTATGTATAGGATGCATAGGGGGCAGCACTTTAGTTGCTATCAATTTCATGACGTGTAAATCTAGATCTAATTTTATACGagatgcatattttttatatggtgTTTGGTTATTTGTATTGGTAGTGTTAACAATAGGCAGAcaaaatgtaatggaattttTCAGTTCATCTAAACATTTTTACACTTTGAGACCTTCCCCTGGCTGCTGTACACCAGCCATGTTGTTTTCTAGTCAATTCATACCTGAAGTGATCAATTTTCTTGAAAGCAATTACAAAGATTTGCATACAGATTTGGCTCTCCatacttttattaaacaaaCTGGTATTCCTGCATATCAAATTGAACCAAATTTGTTTCATCATATTGGGATGTACACATCATTATCATCAAACACACACAAAAGTGCAGAAGaatttatatttgatgattCTTAA